A single genomic interval of Helianthus annuus cultivar XRQ/B chromosome 6, HanXRQr2.0-SUNRISE, whole genome shotgun sequence harbors:
- the LOC110878913 gene encoding F-box/LRR-repeat protein 15 isoform X2, protein MRIWCLLCFGEEEHKIIDTMSEKSEEIGHFEELGFESLVNSRNEDDLRSKSTTEDVNLNLNLSLGGESSGSSGAVERGGLDRDSHSKRHKAQSTALDSGSFIQAATLQGSMSFSLIDTEYERTHDSSGNYGCLLSDDDRSPMEEDMDDREIRMDLTDDLLHMVFSFLDQISLCGAAKVCRQWRAASAHEDFWRVLNFENRNISPQQFEDMCHRYPNATQVNINGSPAIHTLVMQTISSLRNLESLTLGKGQLGETFFQALTDCTMLKSLIVTDAMLGNGIQEIPIHHDSLRHIQIVKCRVVRISVRCPQLQTLSLKRSSMAHAVLNCPLLRDLDIGSCHKLLDAAIRSAVTSCPLLESLDVSNCSCVSDETLREISISCTNLHVLNASYCPNISLESVRLTMLTVLKLHSCEGITSASMAAISHSYMLEVLELDNCSLLTSVFLDLPRLQHIRLVHCRKFVDLSLRSAVLSSIKVSNCPALQRINIVSNSLQKLVLHKQDSLTSLELQCQGLEEVDLTDCESLTNSICDVFSDGSGCPMLKSLILDNCESLTAVKFSSNSLTSLSLAGCRAITSIELTCPYLEQVSLAGCDHLERAIFSPVGLRSLNLGICPKLNALKIEAPSMVLLELKGCGVISEAFINCPLLTSLDASFCSQLKDNCLSATTASCPLIESLILMSCSSIGSDGLLSLRRLKNLTSLDLSYTFLTNLQPVFASCPQLKILKLQACKYLTDTSLEPLYKDAALPTLRELDLSYGTLCQASIEELLACCTHLTHVSLNGCVNMHDLNWSFSADWAYLSSMGSNQPQRFLQNLNCVGCPNIKKVLISSVARFSNLSSLNISLSAYLKEVDVACINLCFLNLSNCSSLEILKLDCPRLTSLFLQSCNISEEAVESAISECNMLETLDVRFCQKIISTGMGRLRTACPSLKRIFS, encoded by the exons ATGAGGATTTGGTGTTTATTATGTTTCGGTGAAGAAGAACATAAGATAATAGACACGATGAGTGAAAAATCGGAGGAAATAGGACATTTCgaagaattagggtttgaaaGTTTGGTGAATTCAAGGAATGAAGATGATTTGAGGTCTAAAAGTACTACTGAGGAtgtgaatttgaatttgaatttgagtTTGGGAGGAGAGTCTTCCGGCTCATCAGGTGCGGTTGAAAGAGGCGGTTTGGATCGCGATTCGCATAGTAAACGTCACAAAGCTCAGTCTACTGCACT TGATAGTGGTAGCTTTATTCAAGCTGCTACTTTGCAAGGAAGTATGTCGTTTAGTTTGATTGACACAGAGTATGAGAGAACACATGATAGCTCAGGTAACTACGGTTGTTTGTTATCGGATGATGATCGGAGTCCAATGGAGGAAGATATGGATGATCGAGAAATTCGAATGGATCTTACAGATGACTTGTTGCATATG GTATTTTCTTTCTTGGACCAAATTAGTCTTTGTGGAGCAGCTAAGGTTTGCAGGCAGTGGCGCGCAGCTAGTGCACATGAAGATTTCTGGAGGGTGTTAAATTTTGAGAACAGGAACATATCTCCTCAACAAT TTGAAGATATGTGCCACCGATATCCAAACGCCACTCAAGTAAACATTAATGGGTCGCCAGCTATTCACACACTTGTGATGCAGACAATTTCTTCCTTAAG GAATCTTGAGTCTTTAACCTTGGGTAAAGGACAGTTAGGGGAGACATTTTTCCAAGCATTAACTGATTGCACTATGTTAAAGAGTTTGATCGTGACTGATGCTATGCTTGGTAATGGCATCCAGGAGATACCGATACACCATGATAGTTTGCGACACATTCAAATTGTGAAATGCCGCGTGGTCCGTATATCGGTCAGGTGCCCACAACTTCAGACTTTGTCGTTAAAGCGGAGCAGCATGGCACATGCTGTACTGAACTGCCCTCTTCTGCGCGATCTCGATATAGGATCTTGTCATAAACTTCTAGATGCTGCAATCCGGTCAGCAGTGACATCATGCCCTCTCTTGGAGTCATTGGACGTGTCCAACTGTTCTTGTGTTAGCGACGAAACACTACGTGAAATCTCCATAAGTTGTACTAATCTCCATGTTCTGAACGCATCATACTGTCCGAACATTTCTCTTGAG TCTGTAAGGTTAACAATGCTTACGGTTCTCAAGCTTCATAGCTGTGAAGGCATAACTTCTGCTTCAATGGCTGCCATATCACATAGCTATATGTTGGAG GTTTTGGAGCTTGACAATTGTAGTTTATTGACATCAGTCTTCTTGGATCTTCCTCGATTGCAGCATATCAGGCTTGTGCATTGTCGAAA ATTTGTAGACTTGAGTTTAAGAAGTGCGGTattatcatccattaaagtctCTAACTGTCCTGCACTCCAGCGAATCAACATTGTATCAAACTCACTGCAA AAACTAGTTTTGCACAAACAGGATAGCTTAACTTCATTAGAGCTGCAATGTCAAGGTCTAGAAGAAGTTGACCTCACAGATTGTGAATCTTTGACCAATTCAATATGTGACGTTTTTAGCGATGGTAGTGGGTGCCCCATGCTCAAATCCTTAATTCTTGACAACTGTGAG AGCTTGACGGCTGTGAAATTTTCTAGCAACTCATTAACTAGCCTTTCTCTTGCTGGTTGCCGTGCTATTACTTCTATTGAACTAACCTGCCCTTATCTTGAGCAAGTGTCGTTGGCTGGATGTGATCATCTTGAAAGAGCAATCTTTAGTCCA GTTGGTCTGCGATCTCTTAATTTAGGAATATGTCCTAAACTAAATGCACTCAAGATCGAAGCACCATCTATGGTGTTACTTGAACTGAAGGGGTGCGGTGTCATATCAGAGGCATTTATAAACTGTCCGCTTTTAACATCTCTCGATGCTTCCTTTTGCAG CCAACTAAAGGACAACTGCTTATCTGCAACTACCGCCTCATGTCCCCTCATTGAATCGCTAATTCTAATGTCATGTTCATCTATTGGTTCTGACGGACTCTTGTCTCTCCGCCGGCTTAAAAATTTGACATCGCTCGATCTTTCCTACACGTTCTTAACCAACTTGCAGCCTGTATTTGCCTCCTGTCCACAGTTAAAG ATTTTGAAATTACAAGCATGCAAGTATCTCACCGACACATCACTCGAACCTCTTTACAAAGACGCGGCTCTCCCGACCCTGCGGGAATTGGACTTATCGTACGGGACCTTATGCCAGGCTTCCATAGAGGAGCTTCTTGCTTGCTGTACTCATTTAACTCACGTCAGTTTGAACGGGTGCGTGAATATGCATGACCTAAACTGGAGTTTTAGTGCTGATTGGGCATATCTATCATCTATGGGCTCTAACCAGCCTCAACGATTTTTACAAAATCTCAACTGTGTTGGTTGTCCAAATATCAAGAAAGTACTCATCTCGTCAGTCGCTCGGTTTTCTAATTTGTCATCGTTAAACATTTCGCTATCTGCATATTTGAAAGAAGTTGATGTGGCCTGTATTAATTTATGCTTTCTCAATCTCAG CAACTGTAGCTCTTTGGAAATCTTGAAGCTCGACTGCCCAAGATTAACTAGCCTCTTTCTGCAG TCCTGCAATATTAGCGAAGAAGCAGTTGAATCCGCGATATCGGAGTGTAACATGCTCGAGACACTAGACGTCCGCTTTTGTCAAAAG ATAATCTCGACAGGCATGGGAAGATTACGGACCGCTTGCCCGAGCTTGAAACGCATATTCAGCTAA
- the LOC110878913 gene encoding F-box/LRR-repeat protein 15 isoform X1: MRIWCLLCFGEEEHKIIDTMSEKSEEIGHFEELGFESLVNSRNEDDLRSKSTTEDVNLNLNLSLGGESSGSSGAVERGGLDRDSHSKRHKAQSTALDSGSFIQAATLQGSMSFSLIDTEYERTHDSSGNYGCLLSDDDRSPMEEDMDDREIRMDLTDDLLHMVFSFLDQISLCGAAKVCRQWRAASAHEDFWRVLNFENRNISPQQFEDMCHRYPNATQVNINGSPAIHTLVMQTISSLRNLESLTLGKGQLGETFFQALTDCTMLKSLIVTDAMLGNGIQEIPIHHDSLRHIQIVKCRVVRISVRCPQLQTLSLKRSSMAHAVLNCPLLRDLDIGSCHKLLDAAIRSAVTSCPLLESLDVSNCSCVSDETLREISISCTNLHVLNASYCPNISLESVRLTMLTVLKLHSCEGITSASMAAISHSYMLEVLELDNCSLLTSVFLDLPRLQHIRLVHCRNDCRFVDLSLRSAVLSSIKVSNCPALQRINIVSNSLQKLVLHKQDSLTSLELQCQGLEEVDLTDCESLTNSICDVFSDGSGCPMLKSLILDNCESLTAVKFSSNSLTSLSLAGCRAITSIELTCPYLEQVSLAGCDHLERAIFSPVGLRSLNLGICPKLNALKIEAPSMVLLELKGCGVISEAFINCPLLTSLDASFCSQLKDNCLSATTASCPLIESLILMSCSSIGSDGLLSLRRLKNLTSLDLSYTFLTNLQPVFASCPQLKILKLQACKYLTDTSLEPLYKDAALPTLRELDLSYGTLCQASIEELLACCTHLTHVSLNGCVNMHDLNWSFSADWAYLSSMGSNQPQRFLQNLNCVGCPNIKKVLISSVARFSNLSSLNISLSAYLKEVDVACINLCFLNLSNCSSLEILKLDCPRLTSLFLQSCNISEEAVESAISECNMLETLDVRFCQKIISTGMGRLRTACPSLKRIFS; this comes from the exons ATGAGGATTTGGTGTTTATTATGTTTCGGTGAAGAAGAACATAAGATAATAGACACGATGAGTGAAAAATCGGAGGAAATAGGACATTTCgaagaattagggtttgaaaGTTTGGTGAATTCAAGGAATGAAGATGATTTGAGGTCTAAAAGTACTACTGAGGAtgtgaatttgaatttgaatttgagtTTGGGAGGAGAGTCTTCCGGCTCATCAGGTGCGGTTGAAAGAGGCGGTTTGGATCGCGATTCGCATAGTAAACGTCACAAAGCTCAGTCTACTGCACT TGATAGTGGTAGCTTTATTCAAGCTGCTACTTTGCAAGGAAGTATGTCGTTTAGTTTGATTGACACAGAGTATGAGAGAACACATGATAGCTCAGGTAACTACGGTTGTTTGTTATCGGATGATGATCGGAGTCCAATGGAGGAAGATATGGATGATCGAGAAATTCGAATGGATCTTACAGATGACTTGTTGCATATG GTATTTTCTTTCTTGGACCAAATTAGTCTTTGTGGAGCAGCTAAGGTTTGCAGGCAGTGGCGCGCAGCTAGTGCACATGAAGATTTCTGGAGGGTGTTAAATTTTGAGAACAGGAACATATCTCCTCAACAAT TTGAAGATATGTGCCACCGATATCCAAACGCCACTCAAGTAAACATTAATGGGTCGCCAGCTATTCACACACTTGTGATGCAGACAATTTCTTCCTTAAG GAATCTTGAGTCTTTAACCTTGGGTAAAGGACAGTTAGGGGAGACATTTTTCCAAGCATTAACTGATTGCACTATGTTAAAGAGTTTGATCGTGACTGATGCTATGCTTGGTAATGGCATCCAGGAGATACCGATACACCATGATAGTTTGCGACACATTCAAATTGTGAAATGCCGCGTGGTCCGTATATCGGTCAGGTGCCCACAACTTCAGACTTTGTCGTTAAAGCGGAGCAGCATGGCACATGCTGTACTGAACTGCCCTCTTCTGCGCGATCTCGATATAGGATCTTGTCATAAACTTCTAGATGCTGCAATCCGGTCAGCAGTGACATCATGCCCTCTCTTGGAGTCATTGGACGTGTCCAACTGTTCTTGTGTTAGCGACGAAACACTACGTGAAATCTCCATAAGTTGTACTAATCTCCATGTTCTGAACGCATCATACTGTCCGAACATTTCTCTTGAG TCTGTAAGGTTAACAATGCTTACGGTTCTCAAGCTTCATAGCTGTGAAGGCATAACTTCTGCTTCAATGGCTGCCATATCACATAGCTATATGTTGGAG GTTTTGGAGCTTGACAATTGTAGTTTATTGACATCAGTCTTCTTGGATCTTCCTCGATTGCAGCATATCAGGCTTGTGCATTGTCGAAA TGATTGCAGATTTGTAGACTTGAGTTTAAGAAGTGCGGTattatcatccattaaagtctCTAACTGTCCTGCACTCCAGCGAATCAACATTGTATCAAACTCACTGCAA AAACTAGTTTTGCACAAACAGGATAGCTTAACTTCATTAGAGCTGCAATGTCAAGGTCTAGAAGAAGTTGACCTCACAGATTGTGAATCTTTGACCAATTCAATATGTGACGTTTTTAGCGATGGTAGTGGGTGCCCCATGCTCAAATCCTTAATTCTTGACAACTGTGAG AGCTTGACGGCTGTGAAATTTTCTAGCAACTCATTAACTAGCCTTTCTCTTGCTGGTTGCCGTGCTATTACTTCTATTGAACTAACCTGCCCTTATCTTGAGCAAGTGTCGTTGGCTGGATGTGATCATCTTGAAAGAGCAATCTTTAGTCCA GTTGGTCTGCGATCTCTTAATTTAGGAATATGTCCTAAACTAAATGCACTCAAGATCGAAGCACCATCTATGGTGTTACTTGAACTGAAGGGGTGCGGTGTCATATCAGAGGCATTTATAAACTGTCCGCTTTTAACATCTCTCGATGCTTCCTTTTGCAG CCAACTAAAGGACAACTGCTTATCTGCAACTACCGCCTCATGTCCCCTCATTGAATCGCTAATTCTAATGTCATGTTCATCTATTGGTTCTGACGGACTCTTGTCTCTCCGCCGGCTTAAAAATTTGACATCGCTCGATCTTTCCTACACGTTCTTAACCAACTTGCAGCCTGTATTTGCCTCCTGTCCACAGTTAAAG ATTTTGAAATTACAAGCATGCAAGTATCTCACCGACACATCACTCGAACCTCTTTACAAAGACGCGGCTCTCCCGACCCTGCGGGAATTGGACTTATCGTACGGGACCTTATGCCAGGCTTCCATAGAGGAGCTTCTTGCTTGCTGTACTCATTTAACTCACGTCAGTTTGAACGGGTGCGTGAATATGCATGACCTAAACTGGAGTTTTAGTGCTGATTGGGCATATCTATCATCTATGGGCTCTAACCAGCCTCAACGATTTTTACAAAATCTCAACTGTGTTGGTTGTCCAAATATCAAGAAAGTACTCATCTCGTCAGTCGCTCGGTTTTCTAATTTGTCATCGTTAAACATTTCGCTATCTGCATATTTGAAAGAAGTTGATGTGGCCTGTATTAATTTATGCTTTCTCAATCTCAG CAACTGTAGCTCTTTGGAAATCTTGAAGCTCGACTGCCCAAGATTAACTAGCCTCTTTCTGCAG TCCTGCAATATTAGCGAAGAAGCAGTTGAATCCGCGATATCGGAGTGTAACATGCTCGAGACACTAGACGTCCGCTTTTGTCAAAAG ATAATCTCGACAGGCATGGGAAGATTACGGACCGCTTGCCCGAGCTTGAAACGCATATTCAGCTAA
- the LOC110878913 gene encoding F-box/LRR-repeat protein 15 isoform X3: MSFSLIDTEYERTHDSSGNYGCLLSDDDRSPMEEDMDDREIRMDLTDDLLHMVFSFLDQISLCGAAKVCRQWRAASAHEDFWRVLNFENRNISPQQFEDMCHRYPNATQVNINGSPAIHTLVMQTISSLRNLESLTLGKGQLGETFFQALTDCTMLKSLIVTDAMLGNGIQEIPIHHDSLRHIQIVKCRVVRISVRCPQLQTLSLKRSSMAHAVLNCPLLRDLDIGSCHKLLDAAIRSAVTSCPLLESLDVSNCSCVSDETLREISISCTNLHVLNASYCPNISLESVRLTMLTVLKLHSCEGITSASMAAISHSYMLEVLELDNCSLLTSVFLDLPRLQHIRLVHCRNDCRFVDLSLRSAVLSSIKVSNCPALQRINIVSNSLQKLVLHKQDSLTSLELQCQGLEEVDLTDCESLTNSICDVFSDGSGCPMLKSLILDNCESLTAVKFSSNSLTSLSLAGCRAITSIELTCPYLEQVSLAGCDHLERAIFSPVGLRSLNLGICPKLNALKIEAPSMVLLELKGCGVISEAFINCPLLTSLDASFCSQLKDNCLSATTASCPLIESLILMSCSSIGSDGLLSLRRLKNLTSLDLSYTFLTNLQPVFASCPQLKILKLQACKYLTDTSLEPLYKDAALPTLRELDLSYGTLCQASIEELLACCTHLTHVSLNGCVNMHDLNWSFSADWAYLSSMGSNQPQRFLQNLNCVGCPNIKKVLISSVARFSNLSSLNISLSAYLKEVDVACINLCFLNLSNCSSLEILKLDCPRLTSLFLQSCNISEEAVESAISECNMLETLDVRFCQKIISTGMGRLRTACPSLKRIFS, from the exons ATGTCGTTTAGTTTGATTGACACAGAGTATGAGAGAACACATGATAGCTCAGGTAACTACGGTTGTTTGTTATCGGATGATGATCGGAGTCCAATGGAGGAAGATATGGATGATCGAGAAATTCGAATGGATCTTACAGATGACTTGTTGCATATG GTATTTTCTTTCTTGGACCAAATTAGTCTTTGTGGAGCAGCTAAGGTTTGCAGGCAGTGGCGCGCAGCTAGTGCACATGAAGATTTCTGGAGGGTGTTAAATTTTGAGAACAGGAACATATCTCCTCAACAAT TTGAAGATATGTGCCACCGATATCCAAACGCCACTCAAGTAAACATTAATGGGTCGCCAGCTATTCACACACTTGTGATGCAGACAATTTCTTCCTTAAG GAATCTTGAGTCTTTAACCTTGGGTAAAGGACAGTTAGGGGAGACATTTTTCCAAGCATTAACTGATTGCACTATGTTAAAGAGTTTGATCGTGACTGATGCTATGCTTGGTAATGGCATCCAGGAGATACCGATACACCATGATAGTTTGCGACACATTCAAATTGTGAAATGCCGCGTGGTCCGTATATCGGTCAGGTGCCCACAACTTCAGACTTTGTCGTTAAAGCGGAGCAGCATGGCACATGCTGTACTGAACTGCCCTCTTCTGCGCGATCTCGATATAGGATCTTGTCATAAACTTCTAGATGCTGCAATCCGGTCAGCAGTGACATCATGCCCTCTCTTGGAGTCATTGGACGTGTCCAACTGTTCTTGTGTTAGCGACGAAACACTACGTGAAATCTCCATAAGTTGTACTAATCTCCATGTTCTGAACGCATCATACTGTCCGAACATTTCTCTTGAG TCTGTAAGGTTAACAATGCTTACGGTTCTCAAGCTTCATAGCTGTGAAGGCATAACTTCTGCTTCAATGGCTGCCATATCACATAGCTATATGTTGGAG GTTTTGGAGCTTGACAATTGTAGTTTATTGACATCAGTCTTCTTGGATCTTCCTCGATTGCAGCATATCAGGCTTGTGCATTGTCGAAA TGATTGCAGATTTGTAGACTTGAGTTTAAGAAGTGCGGTattatcatccattaaagtctCTAACTGTCCTGCACTCCAGCGAATCAACATTGTATCAAACTCACTGCAA AAACTAGTTTTGCACAAACAGGATAGCTTAACTTCATTAGAGCTGCAATGTCAAGGTCTAGAAGAAGTTGACCTCACAGATTGTGAATCTTTGACCAATTCAATATGTGACGTTTTTAGCGATGGTAGTGGGTGCCCCATGCTCAAATCCTTAATTCTTGACAACTGTGAG AGCTTGACGGCTGTGAAATTTTCTAGCAACTCATTAACTAGCCTTTCTCTTGCTGGTTGCCGTGCTATTACTTCTATTGAACTAACCTGCCCTTATCTTGAGCAAGTGTCGTTGGCTGGATGTGATCATCTTGAAAGAGCAATCTTTAGTCCA GTTGGTCTGCGATCTCTTAATTTAGGAATATGTCCTAAACTAAATGCACTCAAGATCGAAGCACCATCTATGGTGTTACTTGAACTGAAGGGGTGCGGTGTCATATCAGAGGCATTTATAAACTGTCCGCTTTTAACATCTCTCGATGCTTCCTTTTGCAG CCAACTAAAGGACAACTGCTTATCTGCAACTACCGCCTCATGTCCCCTCATTGAATCGCTAATTCTAATGTCATGTTCATCTATTGGTTCTGACGGACTCTTGTCTCTCCGCCGGCTTAAAAATTTGACATCGCTCGATCTTTCCTACACGTTCTTAACCAACTTGCAGCCTGTATTTGCCTCCTGTCCACAGTTAAAG ATTTTGAAATTACAAGCATGCAAGTATCTCACCGACACATCACTCGAACCTCTTTACAAAGACGCGGCTCTCCCGACCCTGCGGGAATTGGACTTATCGTACGGGACCTTATGCCAGGCTTCCATAGAGGAGCTTCTTGCTTGCTGTACTCATTTAACTCACGTCAGTTTGAACGGGTGCGTGAATATGCATGACCTAAACTGGAGTTTTAGTGCTGATTGGGCATATCTATCATCTATGGGCTCTAACCAGCCTCAACGATTTTTACAAAATCTCAACTGTGTTGGTTGTCCAAATATCAAGAAAGTACTCATCTCGTCAGTCGCTCGGTTTTCTAATTTGTCATCGTTAAACATTTCGCTATCTGCATATTTGAAAGAAGTTGATGTGGCCTGTATTAATTTATGCTTTCTCAATCTCAG CAACTGTAGCTCTTTGGAAATCTTGAAGCTCGACTGCCCAAGATTAACTAGCCTCTTTCTGCAG TCCTGCAATATTAGCGAAGAAGCAGTTGAATCCGCGATATCGGAGTGTAACATGCTCGAGACACTAGACGTCCGCTTTTGTCAAAAG ATAATCTCGACAGGCATGGGAAGATTACGGACCGCTTGCCCGAGCTTGAAACGCATATTCAGCTAA
- the LOC110878913 gene encoding F-box/LRR-repeat protein 15 isoform X4 has product MSFSLIDTEYERTHDSSGNYGCLLSDDDRSPMEEDMDDREIRMDLTDDLLHMVFSFLDQISLCGAAKVCRQWRAASAHEDFWRVLNFENRNISPQQFEDMCHRYPNATQVNINGSPAIHTLVMQTISSLRNLESLTLGKGQLGETFFQALTDCTMLKSLIVTDAMLGNGIQEIPIHHDSLRHIQIVKCRVVRISVRCPQLQTLSLKRSSMAHAVLNCPLLRDLDIGSCHKLLDAAIRSAVTSCPLLESLDVSNCSCVSDETLREISISCTNLHVLNASYCPNISLESVRLTMLTVLKLHSCEGITSASMAAISHSYMLEVLELDNCSLLTSVFLDLPRLQHIRLVHCRKFVDLSLRSAVLSSIKVSNCPALQRINIVSNSLQKLVLHKQDSLTSLELQCQGLEEVDLTDCESLTNSICDVFSDGSGCPMLKSLILDNCESLTAVKFSSNSLTSLSLAGCRAITSIELTCPYLEQVSLAGCDHLERAIFSPVGLRSLNLGICPKLNALKIEAPSMVLLELKGCGVISEAFINCPLLTSLDASFCSQLKDNCLSATTASCPLIESLILMSCSSIGSDGLLSLRRLKNLTSLDLSYTFLTNLQPVFASCPQLKILKLQACKYLTDTSLEPLYKDAALPTLRELDLSYGTLCQASIEELLACCTHLTHVSLNGCVNMHDLNWSFSADWAYLSSMGSNQPQRFLQNLNCVGCPNIKKVLISSVARFSNLSSLNISLSAYLKEVDVACINLCFLNLSNCSSLEILKLDCPRLTSLFLQSCNISEEAVESAISECNMLETLDVRFCQKIISTGMGRLRTACPSLKRIFS; this is encoded by the exons ATGTCGTTTAGTTTGATTGACACAGAGTATGAGAGAACACATGATAGCTCAGGTAACTACGGTTGTTTGTTATCGGATGATGATCGGAGTCCAATGGAGGAAGATATGGATGATCGAGAAATTCGAATGGATCTTACAGATGACTTGTTGCATATG GTATTTTCTTTCTTGGACCAAATTAGTCTTTGTGGAGCAGCTAAGGTTTGCAGGCAGTGGCGCGCAGCTAGTGCACATGAAGATTTCTGGAGGGTGTTAAATTTTGAGAACAGGAACATATCTCCTCAACAAT TTGAAGATATGTGCCACCGATATCCAAACGCCACTCAAGTAAACATTAATGGGTCGCCAGCTATTCACACACTTGTGATGCAGACAATTTCTTCCTTAAG GAATCTTGAGTCTTTAACCTTGGGTAAAGGACAGTTAGGGGAGACATTTTTCCAAGCATTAACTGATTGCACTATGTTAAAGAGTTTGATCGTGACTGATGCTATGCTTGGTAATGGCATCCAGGAGATACCGATACACCATGATAGTTTGCGACACATTCAAATTGTGAAATGCCGCGTGGTCCGTATATCGGTCAGGTGCCCACAACTTCAGACTTTGTCGTTAAAGCGGAGCAGCATGGCACATGCTGTACTGAACTGCCCTCTTCTGCGCGATCTCGATATAGGATCTTGTCATAAACTTCTAGATGCTGCAATCCGGTCAGCAGTGACATCATGCCCTCTCTTGGAGTCATTGGACGTGTCCAACTGTTCTTGTGTTAGCGACGAAACACTACGTGAAATCTCCATAAGTTGTACTAATCTCCATGTTCTGAACGCATCATACTGTCCGAACATTTCTCTTGAG TCTGTAAGGTTAACAATGCTTACGGTTCTCAAGCTTCATAGCTGTGAAGGCATAACTTCTGCTTCAATGGCTGCCATATCACATAGCTATATGTTGGAG GTTTTGGAGCTTGACAATTGTAGTTTATTGACATCAGTCTTCTTGGATCTTCCTCGATTGCAGCATATCAGGCTTGTGCATTGTCGAAA ATTTGTAGACTTGAGTTTAAGAAGTGCGGTattatcatccattaaagtctCTAACTGTCCTGCACTCCAGCGAATCAACATTGTATCAAACTCACTGCAA AAACTAGTTTTGCACAAACAGGATAGCTTAACTTCATTAGAGCTGCAATGTCAAGGTCTAGAAGAAGTTGACCTCACAGATTGTGAATCTTTGACCAATTCAATATGTGACGTTTTTAGCGATGGTAGTGGGTGCCCCATGCTCAAATCCTTAATTCTTGACAACTGTGAG AGCTTGACGGCTGTGAAATTTTCTAGCAACTCATTAACTAGCCTTTCTCTTGCTGGTTGCCGTGCTATTACTTCTATTGAACTAACCTGCCCTTATCTTGAGCAAGTGTCGTTGGCTGGATGTGATCATCTTGAAAGAGCAATCTTTAGTCCA GTTGGTCTGCGATCTCTTAATTTAGGAATATGTCCTAAACTAAATGCACTCAAGATCGAAGCACCATCTATGGTGTTACTTGAACTGAAGGGGTGCGGTGTCATATCAGAGGCATTTATAAACTGTCCGCTTTTAACATCTCTCGATGCTTCCTTTTGCAG CCAACTAAAGGACAACTGCTTATCTGCAACTACCGCCTCATGTCCCCTCATTGAATCGCTAATTCTAATGTCATGTTCATCTATTGGTTCTGACGGACTCTTGTCTCTCCGCCGGCTTAAAAATTTGACATCGCTCGATCTTTCCTACACGTTCTTAACCAACTTGCAGCCTGTATTTGCCTCCTGTCCACAGTTAAAG ATTTTGAAATTACAAGCATGCAAGTATCTCACCGACACATCACTCGAACCTCTTTACAAAGACGCGGCTCTCCCGACCCTGCGGGAATTGGACTTATCGTACGGGACCTTATGCCAGGCTTCCATAGAGGAGCTTCTTGCTTGCTGTACTCATTTAACTCACGTCAGTTTGAACGGGTGCGTGAATATGCATGACCTAAACTGGAGTTTTAGTGCTGATTGGGCATATCTATCATCTATGGGCTCTAACCAGCCTCAACGATTTTTACAAAATCTCAACTGTGTTGGTTGTCCAAATATCAAGAAAGTACTCATCTCGTCAGTCGCTCGGTTTTCTAATTTGTCATCGTTAAACATTTCGCTATCTGCATATTTGAAAGAAGTTGATGTGGCCTGTATTAATTTATGCTTTCTCAATCTCAG CAACTGTAGCTCTTTGGAAATCTTGAAGCTCGACTGCCCAAGATTAACTAGCCTCTTTCTGCAG TCCTGCAATATTAGCGAAGAAGCAGTTGAATCCGCGATATCGGAGTGTAACATGCTCGAGACACTAGACGTCCGCTTTTGTCAAAAG ATAATCTCGACAGGCATGGGAAGATTACGGACCGCTTGCCCGAGCTTGAAACGCATATTCAGCTAA